From a region of the Pecten maximus chromosome 18, xPecMax1.1, whole genome shotgun sequence genome:
- the LOC117316342 gene encoding protein pxr1-like gives MAVDLIPILADAENNHGEHERRNGVKQQKSEEEIQSEEEEETTEQPINTDTEQTEEKRKKEKAKEKEKNEGKTETVQLNTLQKYMKPSSFGTPASQRGRSLSKSRTPPSAAKSENKKAKKANEHAKC, from the exons ATGGCCGTCGACTTGATACCGATACTTGCCGATGCAGAAAACAACCATGGGGAGCACGAGAGGAGAAATGGAGTGAAGC AACAAAAGTCAGAAGAAGAGATACAAAGCGAGGAAGAAGAGGAAACAACGGAACAACCAATAAATACAGACACAGAACAGACAGAGGAAAAACGTAAAAAAGAAAAGgcaaaagaaaaggaaaaaaatgaagGAAAGACAGAAACAGTACAATTAAACACACTCCAAAAGTATATGAAGCCAAGCAGTTTTGGTACTCCTGCTTCTCAACGTGGAAGAAGTCTTTCTAAAAGCAGAACGCCTCCGTCGGCAGCTAAAAGTGAAAATAAGAAAGCAAAAAAGGCAAATGAACACGCAAAATGCTAA